A region from the uncultured Desulfovibrio sp. genome encodes:
- the ileS gene encoding isoleucine--tRNA ligase has translation MSDYKKTLNLPQTAFPMKANLAQREPETLKKWDAINSYEAMVEASGSKGTYVLHDGPPYANGHIHMGTALNKILKDIIVKSRNMAGFASRYVPGWDCHGLPIEHKVEQELKEKKKTLPAHVVRKLCRDYASKWIDVQRKEFRRLGVLGNWEDPYMSMRPTYEAATARELANFVETGGVMRSKKPIYWCCSCHTALAEAEVEYYDHTSPSIFVRFPLQDDGLKKVFSAADPAHAFVVIWTTTPWTLPDNMAVCLHPEFTYVLVEVDGAQYVLAEELLASCAEQFGWSEPKILGRATGEQLEGLKARHPFYARVSPIILGQHVTLEAGTGCVHTAPGHGREDYEVGLKYGLEIYSPMDDAGRFLPTVQFFAGLNVFEANPKVIEKLEEVGALLRQAKIKHSYPHCWRCKQPVIFRATTQWFISMEKNDLRGRALKAIDEQVRWIPAWGRERIHNMIEFRPDWCISRQRQWGVPIMALLCEDCGEAWNDPNWMRDICDRFAKHPTGCDYWYEAELSEIVPEGLACPHCGGNHWKRETDILDVWFDSGTSFAAVLEQRPELAYPADLYLEGSDQHRGWFHSSLLVSEGTRQRAPYKAVLTHGYVVDGEGRKMSKSIGNVIAPQELIEKFGAEIVRLWVSSVEYREDIRISDEILGRLVDAYRRIRNTCRFILGNLEGLGKDDLLPLNELMPLDRFAIDAAARVHDRVQQAYMDFDFHKVYHTLHNYCVTDLSSMYLDVLKDRLYASGPASAERRSAQTALWHILGLLLRDMAPVLSFTAEEIFAHLPEGLRGAEPTVFALQPIESAPLMLDEGTRDDWNVLAAVRGAVTKAIEPMRRDGVIGHSLDTRVTLFVADELRQRLEGLNTDLRAFCIVSQIAMQPLESAPQGAYCDEEIAGLAIGVEKAHGEKCERCWIYSTELGTDVEHPTLCPRCTAVIKAMEA, from the coding sequence ATGAGCGATTATAAGAAAACATTGAACTTGCCTCAGACCGCCTTTCCCATGAAAGCCAACCTGGCCCAGCGTGAGCCGGAAACCCTGAAAAAATGGGATGCCATTAACAGCTACGAAGCAATGGTTGAAGCTTCCGGCAGCAAGGGAACCTACGTGCTGCACGACGGCCCTCCCTATGCCAACGGGCACATCCACATGGGCACGGCCCTGAACAAGATTCTCAAGGACATTATTGTTAAATCGCGCAACATGGCTGGTTTTGCCTCGCGCTATGTGCCGGGCTGGGACTGTCACGGTCTGCCTATTGAGCACAAGGTCGAGCAGGAACTGAAAGAAAAGAAAAAGACCCTGCCCGCCCATGTGGTGCGCAAGCTCTGCCGCGACTACGCCTCCAAGTGGATTGACGTGCAGCGCAAGGAATTTCGCCGGCTCGGCGTGCTCGGAAACTGGGAAGATCCCTACATGAGCATGCGGCCCACCTACGAGGCCGCCACCGCCCGCGAGCTTGCCAACTTTGTGGAAACGGGCGGCGTCATGCGCTCCAAAAAGCCCATCTACTGGTGCTGCTCTTGCCATACGGCCCTTGCAGAGGCAGAGGTGGAGTACTATGACCACACGTCCCCTTCCATCTTTGTGCGCTTTCCCTTGCAGGACGATGGCCTGAAAAAGGTATTCTCCGCTGCGGATCCCGCCCATGCTTTTGTGGTCATCTGGACCACCACCCCCTGGACGCTGCCGGACAACATGGCCGTGTGCCTGCACCCCGAGTTCACCTATGTTCTCGTGGAAGTGGACGGCGCGCAGTACGTGCTGGCCGAAGAACTGCTCGCCTCCTGCGCGGAGCAGTTCGGCTGGAGCGAACCCAAAATTCTTGGCCGCGCCACCGGCGAACAGCTTGAAGGCCTCAAGGCCCGCCACCCCTTCTACGCCCGCGTGTCGCCCATCATCCTGGGCCAGCACGTCACCCTTGAAGCTGGCACGGGCTGCGTTCACACCGCCCCCGGTCATGGCCGCGAAGACTACGAAGTGGGCCTCAAATACGGCCTCGAAATCTATTCGCCCATGGACGACGCCGGTCGCTTTTTGCCCACGGTGCAGTTTTTTGCCGGGTTGAATGTTTTTGAAGCAAACCCCAAGGTTATTGAAAAACTTGAAGAAGTTGGCGCATTGTTGCGCCAGGCCAAGATCAAGCATTCCTACCCGCACTGCTGGCGCTGCAAGCAGCCGGTTATTTTCCGCGCTACCACCCAGTGGTTCATCAGCATGGAAAAGAACGACCTGCGTGGCCGCGCGCTCAAGGCCATTGACGAGCAGGTGCGCTGGATCCCCGCCTGGGGCCGCGAACGCATCCACAACATGATCGAATTCCGGCCTGACTGGTGCATCTCGCGCCAGCGTCAGTGGGGCGTGCCCATCATGGCCCTGCTCTGCGAAGACTGCGGCGAAGCATGGAACGACCCCAACTGGATGCGCGACATCTGCGACCGCTTTGCCAAGCACCCCACCGGTTGTGACTACTGGTACGAGGCCGAACTTTCGGAAATCGTGCCGGAAGGCCTTGCCTGCCCGCACTGCGGCGGCAACCACTGGAAGCGCGAGACCGACATCCTTGACGTCTGGTTCGACTCCGGCACCAGCTTTGCCGCTGTGCTGGAACAGCGGCCCGAGCTTGCCTACCCCGCCGATCTGTACCTTGAAGGTTCGGATCAGCACCGTGGCTGGTTCCACAGTTCCCTGCTGGTCAGCGAAGGCACGCGCCAGCGCGCGCCCTACAAGGCTGTGCTCACGCACGGCTATGTGGTGGACGGCGAAGGACGCAAGATGTCCAAATCCATCGGCAACGTCATCGCACCGCAAGAACTCATTGAAAAATTCGGTGCAGAAATCGTGCGCCTGTGGGTTTCTTCAGTGGAATACCGCGAGGACATCCGCATTTCCGATGAAATTCTTGGCCGCCTTGTGGATGCCTACCGCCGCATCCGCAACACCTGCCGCTTCATCCTTGGCAACCTTGAAGGCCTCGGCAAGGACGATCTGCTGCCACTGAACGAGTTGATGCCGCTTGACCGCTTTGCCATTGACGCTGCGGCCCGGGTGCACGACCGTGTGCAGCAGGCCTATATGGATTTTGACTTCCACAAGGTCTACCACACCCTGCACAACTACTGCGTGACCGACCTTTCGTCCATGTATCTGGACGTGCTGAAAGACCGTCTCTACGCCTCCGGCCCCGCCAGCGCGGAACGCCGCTCGGCCCAGACCGCCCTGTGGCACATCCTTGGCCTGTTGCTGCGCGACATGGCCCCGGTGCTCTCCTTCACTGCGGAAGAAATCTTTGCGCATCTGCCCGAAGGCCTGCGCGGTGCGGAACCCACGGTATTTGCCCTTCAGCCCATTGAATCTGCCCCGCTTATGCTTGACGAAGGCACGCGCGATGACTGGAACGTGCTCGCCGCCGTGCGCGGGGCAGTAACCAAGGCCATTGAGCCCATGCGGCGCGATGGCGTTATCGGCCACTCACTCGACACCCGCGTGACCCTCTTTGTGGCAGACGAACTGCGCCAGCGCCTTGAGGGCCTGAACACTGACCTGCGCGCCTTCTGCATTGTTTCGCAAATCGCCATGCAGCCCCTTGAAAGCGCACCGCAAGGCGCGTACTGCGATGAAGAAATCGCCGGGCTTGCCATCGGCGTGGAAAAGGCTCACGGCGAAAAATGCGAACGTTGCTGGATTTACAGCACGGAACTTGGCACCGATGTGGAGCATCCCACGCTCTGCCCCCGCTGCACCGCCGTTATCAAGGCCATGGAAGCGTAA
- the lspA gene encoding signal peptidase II, translated as MPRRYCILGIAAIVALVLDQVSKWAVMQFIPEHRPITVIAGLFDLVNIRNRGAAFGFLNRSDIEWQFWLFLAATVVAVWAIVMLVRSSDEDPWLFAALGLVMGGALGNLIDRVRFRAVVDFLDVYWGDWHWPAFNIADSAIFVGAVLACLILWRKPQAVASDKGGKPTPGKGGTA; from the coding sequence ATGCCAAGGCGTTATTGCATACTCGGCATAGCGGCCATTGTCGCCCTTGTTCTCGATCAGGTGAGCAAGTGGGCTGTCATGCAGTTCATACCCGAGCACAGGCCCATCACGGTCATTGCCGGGCTGTTTGATCTGGTCAACATCCGCAATCGCGGCGCGGCCTTTGGTTTTTTGAACCGGTCAGACATTGAGTGGCAGTTCTGGCTTTTTCTCGCGGCCACGGTTGTGGCTGTGTGGGCCATTGTCATGCTGGTGCGCAGCTCGGATGAAGACCCCTGGCTGTTCGCGGCCCTTGGGCTTGTGATGGGCGGCGCGCTTGGCAATCTGATTGACCGTGTGCGCTTTCGCGCCGTGGTGGACTTTTTGGATGTCTATTGGGGCGACTGGCACTGGCCAGCCTTCAATATAGCCGACTCGGCCATATTTGTGGGCGCGGTGCTGGCCTGCCTGATTCTCTGGCGCAAGCCCCAGGCTGTCGCCAGCGACAAAGGCGGCAAACCAACCCCCGGCAAGGGAGGAACCGCATGA
- a CDS encoding PLD nuclease N-terminal domain-containing protein: MIPTLWSILHIWGHEFETPQQRALWLVLVVFLPCVGGIIYIFTGRKKVLGKVQN; encoded by the coding sequence ATGATCCCGACATTGTGGAGCATTCTGCACATATGGGGACATGAGTTTGAAACCCCGCAACAGCGCGCCCTGTGGCTTGTGCTGGTAGTTTTTCTGCCATGTGTGGGGGGAATCATCTATATTTTCACCGGACGAAAAAAAGTTCTGGGAAAAGTGCAAAATTGA
- the ybgF gene encoding tol-pal system protein YbgF, with translation MRTLRTMYILTLACAALPLSGCMGGSTSSGNGSISLEQQVQQQDVQLRQLQPAQADAWSQIQTLRQEVNTLKGQIDDLQNAGGAKALVGRVRTHDEALRQVERSMALNLNLGDPMTSGGSGAAPFAQAAPQAAPQAAPQAAPAFSQPGYGQPSYGQAAAGGMAAGSVGYAAASAAGDQGAAAAHPQPVINPSSSTWGQPSPQPEPQVQAPQKDISLALFDAGVNAYQSRKYDEAQRSFNDFLKNYKDHSQAPEAQYYLAECYFQRNQFADAALAYDAVIKKYPSSSSAPGAYLKQGISFSKLNQSAAAKTRLEELIKKYPNSPEAARAKTFLKTNK, from the coding sequence ATGCGCACACTCCGTACTATGTACATCCTGACTCTGGCTTGCGCGGCGCTGCCTTTGAGCGGCTGCATGGGTGGCAGCACCAGCAGCGGTAATGGCAGCATCTCACTGGAACAGCAGGTGCAACAGCAAGACGTGCAATTGCGCCAGTTGCAGCCTGCTCAGGCTGATGCCTGGAGCCAGATTCAGACGCTGAGGCAGGAAGTCAACACGCTCAAGGGCCAGATTGACGATCTGCAAAACGCAGGCGGCGCCAAGGCCCTGGTGGGCCGTGTGAGAACGCACGATGAAGCTCTGCGTCAGGTGGAGCGCAGCATGGCGCTGAACCTGAACCTTGGCGACCCCATGACCAGCGGCGGCAGCGGTGCAGCCCCCTTTGCGCAGGCGGCACCCCAGGCTGCTCCTCAAGCGGCGCCCCAGGCGGCACCTGCGTTCAGCCAGCCGGGTTATGGCCAGCCTTCTTACGGGCAGGCAGCGGCAGGCGGCATGGCCGCTGGTTCCGTGGGCTACGCTGCGGCCTCCGCCGCTGGCGATCAGGGCGCAGCAGCGGCACACCCACAGCCCGTCATCAACCCCAGCTCCAGCACCTGGGGCCAGCCCAGCCCCCAGCCCGAGCCGCAGGTTCAGGCTCCCCAAAAGGACATCTCGCTGGCGCTTTTTGACGCTGGCGTTAACGCCTACCAGTCCCGCAAGTACGATGAGGCGCAGCGTTCTTTCAATGACTTTCTGAAAAACTACAAAGACCACAGCCAGGCTCCCGAGGCCCAGTATTATCTGGCCGAGTGCTATTTCCAGCGCAACCAGTTTGCGGATGCGGCCCTGGCGTACGATGCTGTTATCAAAAAGTATCCTTCTTCTTCCAGCGCGCCTGGCGCGTACCTCAAGCAGGGCATCAGCTTCAGCAAGCTCAATCAGTCTGCGGCTGCCAAAACCCGCCTGGAAGAGCTGATCAAGAAATATCCCAACTCGCCAGAAGCTGCGCGGGCCAAGACGTTTCTGAAGACCAACAAGTAA
- a CDS encoding protein phosphatase CheZ: MSDEKPEAAVYKQISTEMRQGLREIFERISTASKGQPLPPPNPDALFLEASSQLDEVLKDTESATMTIMEIVERHLDLQEQNAAHLAGLLSGGADATPIAELEANNKLLGDDLTSVLTALSFQDITGQRIKKVVSALNQIEAMVVELYVSTGLILDAAEKDPSKNVQELQDEARQAVKEFNQGRSELKGPDKAGASQGAIDDMLSQLGL; this comes from the coding sequence ATGAGCGACGAAAAGCCCGAAGCCGCAGTTTACAAGCAGATCAGCACGGAAATGCGCCAGGGTCTGAGAGAGATTTTTGAGCGCATCTCCACTGCCTCCAAAGGCCAGCCCCTGCCCCCTCCAAATCCAGATGCGCTATTTCTGGAAGCATCAAGCCAGCTGGATGAAGTGCTGAAAGATACGGAAAGCGCCACCATGACCATCATGGAAATTGTGGAGCGGCATCTGGATCTTCAAGAACAGAATGCGGCGCATCTGGCAGGATTGCTTAGCGGCGGCGCGGATGCGACCCCCATTGCCGAGCTGGAAGCAAACAACAAGCTCCTTGGCGATGACCTCACGTCAGTGCTGACCGCCCTGAGCTTTCAGGACATCACAGGCCAGCGCATTAAAAAGGTCGTTTCTGCCCTGAACCAGATTGAGGCAATGGTGGTGGAACTCTATGTTTCCACGGGCCTTATTCTGGACGCGGCTGAAAAAGACCCCAGCAAGAACGTTCAGGAATTGCAGGATGAAGCACGTCAGGCGGTCAAGGAATTCAACCAGGGCCGCAGCGAACTCAAAGGGCCTGACAAGGCCGGGGCTTCGCAGGGCGCTATTGACGACATGCTTTCCCAGTTGGGCCTCTAG
- a CDS encoding cytochrome c3 family protein translates to MKYVTLLLLALSLAWVGEAQARDIKEMSQVIKKPIEIPGGTSSRMSVMFPHTAHKGINCMHCHHEVGSDSRYVACTECHATPGARERDPMSMFMAFHSKNGDRSCYGCHSQKAQENPAKYGAKFKGCRPCHMAASAREAAKQK, encoded by the coding sequence ATGAAATATGTGACCTTGTTGCTGCTTGCGTTGAGCCTCGCGTGGGTTGGCGAAGCGCAGGCGCGTGATATCAAGGAAATGTCGCAGGTTATTAAAAAGCCTATTGAAATTCCTGGTGGAACATCTTCGCGTATGAGCGTCATGTTCCCCCACACGGCGCATAAAGGCATCAACTGCATGCACTGCCACCACGAAGTGGGCAGCGACAGCCGCTACGTAGCCTGTACCGAATGCCACGCCACCCCTGGTGCGCGCGAACGTGACCCCATGAGCATGTTCATGGCCTTCCACTCCAAGAATGGCGACCGCTCTTGCTACGGATGCCACTCGCAGAAGGCTCAGGAAAATCCCGCCAAGTATGGCGCCAAGTTCAAGGGATGCCGTCCCTGCCACATGGCCGCCAGCGCTCGCGAAGCCGCCAAGCAGAAGTAA
- a CDS encoding formate dehydrogenase accessory protein FdhE, with product MAVKRQTVAQTLEEVISWRPVLAPVLRSFEPLLTAQEELGDAVAESLKKEGLSLPQAEPQRMEQGVSMLAGASFAGVAPAVRICAEKLLPMLCRMDAVVPHKAKLTDFFLKSDGAEAQRAEELVCAAASGDRDALAALAEKIGLDPLVLDFVTGFIVAPILRGMTVQAVSADGDTPWEAGDVWRQGYCPVCGALPTIGWMDKPSIDEKNAFLAGGGGKKHLHCGVCGADWKFRRGACPACGEEGSGVMELLRESGTAHGERLDWCTKCKSYCPAVDLREREFVPNLDALALGMLHLDMVAARKKLKPVRPSFWNMF from the coding sequence ATGGCTGTTAAAAGGCAAACCGTTGCCCAAACCCTTGAAGAAGTTATCTCGTGGCGCCCGGTATTGGCCCCTGTGCTGCGGTCGTTTGAACCGCTGCTTACCGCTCAGGAAGAGCTTGGCGATGCTGTGGCCGAAAGCCTGAAAAAAGAGGGCTTGTCACTGCCGCAGGCTGAGCCGCAGCGAATGGAGCAGGGTGTTTCAATGCTTGCCGGAGCTTCCTTTGCAGGCGTGGCCCCAGCGGTGCGCATTTGCGCAGAAAAGCTGCTGCCCATGTTATGCCGCATGGACGCCGTAGTTCCCCACAAGGCCAAGCTCACGGATTTTTTTCTGAAATCTGACGGAGCTGAAGCCCAACGAGCGGAAGAGCTGGTTTGCGCCGCTGCCTCGGGCGACAGGGATGCCCTGGCGGCTCTGGCTGAAAAAATTGGCCTTGACCCCTTGGTGCTGGACTTTGTGACGGGGTTCATCGTTGCGCCGATTTTGCGCGGCATGACCGTCCAGGCCGTATCCGCAGACGGCGACACCCCCTGGGAAGCCGGCGATGTATGGCGGCAGGGATATTGCCCTGTGTGCGGCGCACTGCCTACCATCGGCTGGATGGATAAACCCAGCATTGATGAAAAAAATGCTTTTCTTGCGGGCGGCGGAGGTAAAAAACACCTGCACTGCGGCGTGTGCGGAGCGGACTGGAAATTCCGGCGTGGCGCATGCCCTGCATGCGGCGAGGAAGGCAGCGGAGTTATGGAACTGCTGCGTGAAAGCGGCACTGCTCACGGTGAGCGGCTGGATTGGTGCACCAAGTGCAAGTCTTACTGCCCGGCGGTGGATCTGCGCGAACGCGAGTTTGTTCCCAACCTGGATGCGCTGGCGCTTGGCATGCTGCATCTGGATATGGTGGCAGCACGTAAAAAGTTGAAACCAGTCAGGCCGTCATTCTGGAACATGTTTTAG